One window from the genome of Petrotoga olearia DSM 13574 encodes:
- a CDS encoding DUF4127 family protein, producing MRIIFLPIDERFCTREYFLMFAKASGLNILTPPKELLGSKKIPADTDALKNWLLENTREGDNLILSLETLIHGGLIPSRINLLQKPTINERLKILNTLKKKRTVIYLSSTITRIPIYNSSDEEPDYWEYYGETLSNLSKDFAKYLESKDKVENLSYKDDLPKFMEGHKNKYQEIPEWMIKDFFWRRERNYNIIQETVKLVDNGTIDFLNITLDDNSPGSLSVYESKQHQKLVNQLGLNEKISIHPGADETSLTLLSRLLCSTFTYSPSFELFYTNPESITLIPPYEGYPLKSSVETHIGAAGGKIEQKGDILLLLNNSYDYSRYDITFQDTALIDSEEEYETIIERIKKEDKIIGIADIRYGNGSDKRLVEKLLENNLDWLKINYSGWNTVSNTLGTVILHSIIQYFAQKNYLKLDTEELLKLQAIFFIEHWGYQAVVRQQLRKDSVQKGCNIWTLIPAEKWAEEYTRTKLLPFKEIVEKSMKKRWKMEIFFPWHRSFEVGINLFP from the coding sequence CAAAAGCCTCAGGCTTGAATATTTTGACTCCTCCTAAAGAATTGCTAGGATCTAAAAAAATCCCAGCAGATACTGACGCTTTAAAAAATTGGCTTTTAGAAAACACTCGAGAAGGAGATAATTTAATCCTTTCATTAGAAACCTTGATTCATGGAGGATTAATCCCATCAAGAATAAATTTACTCCAAAAGCCTACAATTAATGAAAGACTAAAAATTCTTAATACTTTAAAGAAAAAAAGAACGGTTATCTATCTTTCTTCTACAATAACAAGAATCCCCATATACAACTCGTCGGATGAAGAACCTGATTACTGGGAGTATTATGGAGAAACTTTAAGTAATCTGTCAAAGGATTTCGCTAAATATCTAGAATCAAAGGATAAGGTAGAAAATTTATCTTACAAAGATGATTTACCAAAATTTATGGAAGGGCATAAAAACAAATATCAAGAAATCCCCGAGTGGATGATAAAAGACTTTTTTTGGAGGAGAGAAAGAAACTACAACATTATCCAAGAAACGGTTAAGCTTGTCGATAATGGAACAATAGATTTTTTGAATATAACCTTGGATGATAATTCACCTGGTAGCTTATCAGTTTATGAATCAAAACAGCATCAAAAGTTAGTTAACCAATTAGGTTTAAATGAAAAAATCTCTATTCATCCTGGTGCAGATGAAACTTCTTTAACCCTTTTAAGCAGGTTATTATGTTCAACGTTTACATATTCACCTTCTTTTGAACTTTTTTATACAAATCCAGAATCAATCACTTTGATTCCCCCTTATGAAGGATATCCCTTAAAAAGTAGCGTTGAAACTCATATTGGAGCAGCTGGAGGGAAAATAGAACAAAAAGGTGATATTTTACTTTTATTGAATAATTCTTATGATTATAGTAGATACGACATTACTTTTCAAGACACCGCATTAATTGATTCTGAGGAAGAATACGAAACAATTATTGAAAGAATTAAAAAAGAAGATAAAATTATTGGAATAGCTGATATAAGATATGGAAATGGTTCAGATAAACGATTAGTAGAAAAACTTTTGGAAAATAATTTAGACTGGTTAAAGATAAATTACTCTGGTTGGAACACTGTAAGTAATACTCTTGGAACCGTTATCCTTCATTCCATAATTCAGTATTTTGCTCAAAAAAATTATTTAAAATTAGACACAGAAGAATTACTTAAACTACAGGCAATTTTTTTCATAGAACATTGGGGTTACCAAGCAGTGGTAAGGCAACAACTAAGAAAAGATTCTGTCCAAAAAGGATGCAATATATGGACACTTATACCCGCTGAAAAATGGGCAGAAGAGTATACGAGAACTAAACTATTGCCTTTTAAGGAAATAGTAGAAAAAAGTATGAAAAAAAGATGGAAAATGGAAATATTTTTCCCATGGCATCGAAGCTTTGAAGTTGGAATAAATTTATTTCCGTAA
- the rimP gene encoding ribosome maturation factor RimP gives MLTSKEVKQLIWEKADNVASKLDLEIFDILIKGSNKNKILEIVIDKAGGYVSIGDCERFSKAFDPWLDEIDPFDKSYELVVSSPGLDRKLRGKADYERFKGKLAKFILKGKEKKHSVVIGYIDDILEDQIKITEKDSGKLLNIDLNEIDKANLEIEL, from the coding sequence ATGTTAACCAGCAAAGAGGTTAAACAGTTAATATGGGAAAAAGCCGATAACGTTGCTTCTAAGTTGGACCTTGAGATTTTTGATATCTTGATTAAAGGAAGTAACAAAAATAAAATTCTAGAGATTGTGATCGATAAAGCTGGTGGATATGTGTCCATAGGAGATTGTGAAAGGTTTTCCAAAGCTTTTGATCCTTGGTTAGACGAAATTGATCCTTTTGACAAGAGTTATGAGTTAGTAGTTAGTTCCCCAGGACTCGATAGAAAATTAAGAGGCAAAGCAGATTACGAAAGATTCAAAGGAAAGTTAGCCAAATTCATTTTAAAAGGTAAAGAGAAGAAACATTCTGTAGTAATTGGTTATATTGACGATATATTGGAAGATCAGATTAAAATTACTGAAAAAGATTCTGGAAAATTACTCAACATCGATTTAAACGAAATAGATAAAGCCAATTTAGAAATTGAATTGTAG